One Actinomycetota bacterium DNA segment encodes these proteins:
- a CDS encoding DUF1385 domain-containing protein → MPKLRMGGQAVLEGVMMRSPHAMAVAVRRPDGTITTTASRIDTVFHKYFPFTWFPLRGVVSLIEMFTLGLKALSFSAQQATGEEEDFGAKEIAGSFIFAMVLVVLLFIVLPAFLANFTKSYLPSSAWKSGVEGVIRISIFLIYVWAVSYMRDIKRVFEYHGAEHKTVHAYEEGMELKPEVIRGFSALHVGCGTGFLLIVMVVSIFVFAFIPPTTIWLRVLIQICLVPVIGSFTYELIRLARRYEHSTAVKILMAPGLLLQRLTAREPDDDQIEVAVTALEEALKMEGAPAGAHTDGSASGGGAEDA, encoded by the coding sequence ATGCCTAAACTACGCATGGGCGGCCAGGCCGTCTTGGAAGGCGTTATGATGCGCAGCCCCCACGCCATGGCCGTAGCGGTCAGGCGGCCGGACGGCACCATCACGACCACGGCCAGCCGGATCGACACCGTTTTTCATAAATATTTCCCGTTCACCTGGTTTCCGCTTCGCGGCGTCGTTTCCTTAATCGAGATGTTTACGCTCGGTCTTAAGGCGTTGTCGTTTTCCGCCCAGCAGGCGACGGGAGAAGAGGAAGATTTCGGCGCCAAAGAGATCGCCGGGAGTTTCATCTTCGCGATGGTCCTGGTGGTTTTGCTGTTCATCGTCCTCCCGGCCTTTCTGGCCAACTTCACCAAGTCTTATCTGCCGTCGTCGGCCTGGAAATCGGGAGTCGAAGGCGTCATCCGCATCAGCATCTTCTTGATCTATGTCTGGGCTGTTTCTTACATGAGGGACATCAAGCGCGTGTTCGAATACCACGGCGCGGAGCATAAGACCGTCCACGCTTACGAGGAGGGCATGGAATTGAAGCCTGAAGTCATCCGCGGTTTCAGCGCTCTTCACGTCGGTTGCGGCACCGGTTTTCTGCTTATCGTCATGGTCGTTTCCATCTTTGTTTTTGCCTTTATCCCGCCGACCACGATCTGGCTGCGGGTCCTGATACAGATCTGTCTGGTGCCGGTAATCGGCTCGTTCACGTACGAATTGATCAGGCTGGCCCGCCGTTATGAGCATTCGACCGCCGTTAAGATCCTGATGGCGCCAGGGCTCCTTCTACAGAGACTGACGGCCAGGGAACCCGACGACGATCAAATCGAGGTGGCGGTGACCGCCCTAGAGGAAGCCTTAAAAATGGAAGGCGCGCCCGCCGGCGCTCATACAGACGGGTCCGCCTCTGGCGGAGGCGCTGAAGATGCTTGA
- the thyX gene encoding FAD-dependent thymidylate synthase has translation MNVKLLEHTPDPERTIAAAGRLCYAPVGADELFDEMSDTEIKKLLTFLIKAGHLSAIEHAVFTFAIEGISRACSHQLVRHRVASYNQQSQRYVTFDSLEFIVPPTIAGTDGVAEAFDKGNQAALALYKELLDAGVPAEDARYVLPNAAETKIVVTMNARELLHFFTLRCCNRAQWEIRDLSLAMLNIVKNKAPTVFAAAGPACVRGACPEGSMTCGEPWPKHNY, from the coding sequence ATGAACGTCAAGCTCCTGGAGCATACGCCCGATCCGGAGCGGACCATCGCGGCGGCCGGGCGCTTATGTTACGCTCCTGTCGGCGCCGACGAGCTTTTCGACGAGATGTCTGACACCGAGATTAAAAAACTCCTGACCTTTCTAATCAAAGCCGGGCATTTGAGCGCTATCGAGCACGCCGTCTTCACGTTCGCCATCGAAGGCATCTCGCGAGCCTGTAGCCATCAACTGGTCAGACATCGTGTGGCCTCGTATAACCAACAGTCTCAGCGTTACGTAACCTTCGATTCGCTGGAGTTCATAGTCCCGCCTACTATCGCGGGAACGGACGGCGTGGCGGAAGCGTTCGATAAAGGCAACCAGGCGGCGCTGGCCCTCTATAAAGAGCTTCTGGACGCGGGGGTGCCGGCCGAGGACGCCCGGTACGTTCTGCCGAACGCGGCCGAAACCAAGATCGTGGTCACCATGAACGCCCGCGAACTTCTGCACTTTTTCACCCTGCGCTGCTGCAACCGGGCTCAGTGGGAAATACGCGACTTAAGCCTGGCTATGCTGAACATCGTCAAAAATAAAGCGCCGACGGTGTTCGCGGCCGCCGGACCCGCCTGTGTCAGGGGAGCTTGCCCCGAAGGCTCGATGACTTGCGGCGAACCCTGGCCCAAACACAACTATTAA
- the rpmE gene encoding 50S ribosomal protein L31: protein MKKETHPEYYDTQVKCSCGETFTTRSTKKELHVEICSKCHPFYTGKQKFVDTGGRVERFQKKYGTTPKKAGKA, encoded by the coding sequence GTGAAAAAGGAAACACATCCGGAATACTATGACACCCAGGTAAAGTGCTCGTGCGGCGAGACCTTTACCACCAGGTCGACCAAGAAAGAATTGCACGTAGAGATCTGCAGCAAATGCCACCCGTTTTATACCGGCAAGCAGAAATTCGTCGATACCGGCGGGCGTGTCGAGCGCTTCCAGAAGAAATACGGCACCACCCCTAAAAAAGCCGGTAAAGCCTAA
- the fsa gene encoding fructose-6-phosphate aldolase: MDFFIDTANVEQIKEINGWGVLSGVTTNPSLAAKEGRNFHELIKEIASIVDGPVSAEAVCPDCGGIVEESRELASLADNVVVKIPCMPEGLAATSILNGEGIDVNMTLVFSANQALLAAHAGAAFVSPFVGRVDDAGNDGMVIIEEIMAVYNNYDVQTEVICASVRHAQHVVEAALIGCDIATIPYDVFKNMVKHPLTTSGIDAFNKDWDKIKNIK; encoded by the coding sequence ATGGACTTTTTTATCGACACGGCAAATGTCGAGCAGATCAAGGAGATCAATGGATGGGGCGTCTTAAGCGGGGTGACGACTAATCCCTCGCTGGCGGCCAAGGAAGGGCGCAACTTTCACGAACTTATCAAGGAAATCGCTTCCATTGTGGACGGACCGGTCAGCGCCGAAGCCGTTTGCCCCGATTGCGGCGGTATCGTGGAAGAGTCGAGGGAGCTGGCCAGCCTGGCCGATAACGTCGTTGTCAAGATTCCTTGCATGCCGGAAGGCTTGGCCGCGACCAGCATTCTGAACGGAGAGGGGATCGACGTCAACATGACGCTGGTTTTCTCGGCCAATCAGGCGCTGCTGGCTGCGCATGCCGGCGCCGCCTTCGTCAGCCCGTTCGTCGGACGCGTCGACGATGCGGGTAACGACGGCATGGTCATCATCGAAGAGATCATGGCCGTCTACAATAACTACGACGTCCAGACGGAGGTTATCTGCGCCAGCGTCCGCCACGCCCAACACGTGGTCGAAGCCGCCCTGATCGGCTGTGATATCGCCACGATTCCTTACGACGTGTTTAAAAATATGGTCAAGCATCCGCTGACGACCAGCGGGATCGACGCTTTTAATAAAGACTGGGACAAAATAAAGAACATAAAGTAG
- a CDS encoding ATP cone domain-containing protein, translating to MKNGADRPILISGKKRSLPFSKGMMATSIMATGLAPAKSYRVAQQIQDALREQNVHSISVPDLDAMVTDLLTKFYGERFAANYTHWRKLGKLDKPVIVLVGGTTGVGKSTIAAELAHRLGIVRIVSTDSIREVMRSQFSKELMPALYGSTFTAWKFLRFPLPKTADPVIVACQEQCQLVTIGVEAIIERSIKEGVNIVVEGAHLLPGFIKPEYRDKAFLIDLVVVVNDEEQHRSHFLVREIEGAPDRPHDKYIENFESIRKIQDYIKKLAREHKTPCFGGYNLDQTVSKIMKHTLDSIFGESRV from the coding sequence GGCCACGGGCTTGGCGCCGGCCAAGTCTTACCGCGTCGCTCAGCAGATCCAAGACGCCTTGCGGGAACAGAACGTTCACTCGATTTCGGTACCTGATCTCGACGCGATGGTGACCGATCTTTTGACCAAGTTTTACGGGGAGCGTTTCGCCGCCAACTATACACATTGGCGGAAACTCGGCAAGCTTGATAAGCCGGTTATCGTTTTAGTCGGCGGGACGACAGGAGTCGGGAAGTCTACCATCGCGGCCGAACTGGCCCACCGGTTGGGAATCGTCAGAATCGTCTCAACCGACAGCATTCGCGAAGTAATGCGGAGCCAGTTTTCCAAGGAACTGATGCCGGCGCTATACGGCTCAACCTTTACGGCCTGGAAATTCTTAAGGTTTCCGCTGCCCAAGACCGCTGACCCCGTCATTGTCGCCTGTCAGGAACAATGTCAGCTGGTAACGATCGGCGTCGAGGCGATTATCGAGAGGTCCATCAAGGAGGGCGTGAACATAGTCGTCGAGGGCGCGCATCTCCTGCCGGGTTTCATAAAACCCGAATATCGGGATAAAGCGTTCCTGATAGACCTGGTCGTCGTGGTCAATGATGAGGAACAGCACCGGAGCCATTTTCTCGTCCGCGAGATAGAAGGCGCTCCGGACCGGCCGCACGACAAATATATTGAGAACTTTGAGAGCATCAGGAAGATTCAGGACTACATCAAGAAACTGGCCAGAGAGCACAAAACACCGTGTTTCGGCGGCTACAATCTGGACCAGACCGTCAGCAAGATAATGAAGCACACGCTGGATTCAATATTCGGCGAGTCACGTGTTTAA